One segment of Toxotes jaculatrix isolate fToxJac2 chromosome 8, fToxJac2.pri, whole genome shotgun sequence DNA contains the following:
- the sacm1lb gene encoding phosphatidylinositol-3-phosphatase SAC1-B: MASTYESFNLRTTPEKFYIEACDDGSVDVLAIDRVSTEMTLTVRRDIPTTAETRPICGLMGTIRLVAGMYLVVITKKQKVGDLLGHAVWKALDFDIISYKKTILHLTDNQMQDNKTFLSMINSVLHTDGFYFATDYDLTHTLQRLANTSPEFQEMSLLERADQRFVWNGHLLREFLAQPELHKFVYPVVHGFITMKSSCINGKVFEWSIISRRSCFRAGVRYYIRGIDSEGHAANYVETEQIVQYNSAKASFVQTRGSIPFYWSQRPNLKYKPKPQISKAINHLDGFQRHFDSQIILYGKQVILNLINQKGSEKPLELAFDKMVTSLGNGMIKYIAFDFHKECSRMRWHRLQILLDTVTEMQDELGYFLVDADGKVLLNQDGTFRSNCMDCLDRTNVIQSLLARRSLQSQLRRMGVLHTGQKIEEQADFEKMYKNAWADNADACAKQYAGTGALKTDFTRTGKRTHWGLLMDGWNSMIRYYKNNFSDGFRQDSIDLFLGNYAVEEADWTTPLRDPKDWKFLTLPIIMVVAFSMCIICLLMAGDTWTETLAYVLFWGTASVATGGLILFNGRDFVDAPKLVQKEKLD; encoded by the exons GCGCACCACACCAGAGAAGTTTTACATAGAGGCTTGTGACGATGGCTCCGTGGATGTCCTGGCTATTGACAGGGTGTCAACTGAGATGACTCTGACAG tgaGGAGGGATATCCCTACAACAGCTGAGACCAGGCCAATATGTGGACTCATGGGGACCATACGGTTGGTGGCAG GCATGTACCTGGTTGTCATCACTAAGAAGCAGAAGGTGGGAGATTTGCTGGGCCATGCGGTGTGGAAGGCTCTGGACTTCGACATCATTTCCTATAAGAAGACCATACTACACCTGACAGACAACCAG ATGCAAGACAACAAGACTTTCCTGTCCATGATCAACAGTGTGCTTCACACAGACGGCTTCTACTTCGCAACAGACTACGACCTGACCCACACTCTGCAGCGGCTGGCCAACACCAGCCCCGAATTTCAGGAGATGAGCCTTCTGGAGAGG GCAGATCAGCGTTTTGTGTGGAACGGCCACCTGTTGAGGGAATTCCTTGCCCAGCCAGAG TTACACAAGTTCGTGTATCCGGTTGTCCACGGCT TCATCACCATGAAGTCCAGCTGTATCAACGGGAAGGTGTTTGAGTGGAGTATTATCTCCAGGAGGAGCTGTTTCAGAGCCGGCGTCCGCTACTACATCCGAG GCATCGACTCTGAAGGTCATGCTGCTAACTACGTGGAAACAGAGCAGATAGTGCAGTACAACAGTGCCAAGGCTTCATTTGTTCAG ACAAGAGGCTCCATCCCCTTCTACTGGTCCCAAAGGCCCAATCTCAAGTACAagccaaaaccacagatcagcaAAGCCATCAACCAT TTGGACGGATTCCAGAGACACTTTGACTCACAGATCATTCTCTATGGAAAACAAGTCATTTTGAACTTG atcaACCAAAAGGGCTCCGAAAAGCCACTGGAGCTGGCGTTTGATAAAATGGTGACCAGCCTGGGTAATGGCATGATCAA GTACATAGCGTTCGACTTCCATAAGGAGTGCAGCCGGATGAGGTGGCACCGCCTGCAGATCTTACTGGACACGGTCACTGAAATGCAGGATGAGTTAGG ATATTTCTTGGTGGATGCAGACGGGAAAGTGCTGTTGAACCAGGACGGGACGTTTCGGAGCAACTGCATGGACTGTCTGGACCGTACCAATGTCATCCAGAGCCTGCTGGCCCGGCGGTCGCTGCAGTCACAGCTACGG AGAATGGGAGTCCTGCACACGGGGCAGAAGATTGAGGAGCAGGCAGACTTTGAGAAGATGTATAAGAACG CCTGGGCAGACAATGCTGATGCCTGTGCCAAGCAGTATGCTGGTACTGGTGCCTTGAAGACAGACTTCACTAG GACAGGGAAGAGAACTCACTGGGGGCTGCTGATGGACGGCTGGAACTCCATGATCCGATATTACAAAAACAACTTCTCTGATGGTTTTAGACAG GACTCCATTGATCTGTTCCTGGGGAACTATGCTGTAGAGGAAGCTGATTGGACGACCCCACTGCGTGACCCCAAAGACTGGAAGTTTCTGACG cTGCCCATCATCATGGTGGTAGCATTCTCCATGTGTATCATCTGCCTGCTAATGGCCG GTGACACGTGGACTGAGACTCTGGCCTATGTTCTGTTCTGGGGAACAGCCAGCGTGGCGACGGGCGGCCTCATCCTCTTTAACGGACGTGACTTTGTAGATGCTCCCAAGTTAGTCCAGAAGGAGAAGCtggactga